Proteins from one Sarcophilus harrisii chromosome 2, mSarHar1.11, whole genome shotgun sequence genomic window:
- the LOC100917211 gene encoding protocadherin alpha-5, whose amino-acid sequence MAFSWGAELGAQHLLFLILLHTVWEVGSGQVHYSVLEEAKHGTFVGRIAQDLGLEVRELVPRLFRVVSKDRRDYLEVNVQNGVLFVNSRIDREYLCGRNPVCSIHLEVVVDKPLQVFHVEVEIKDINDNPPVFLVKQQKLFILESRTADSRFPLEGASDADIGANADLLYKLSESEYFTLDINTNEGETKSIELVLKKSLDREETPEHNLLLMATDQGKPELTGTTQVLISVLDANDNAPVFDKSIYNVKLLENIPNGTLVIRLNASDADEGVNKEIQYHFGSLILGNVRSKFSIDSNTGEIRVNGNLDYEECNLYEIKVEAVDRSAFPLTGHCKVMVKLLDVNDNAPQVSVTSLSLPILEDAPPGTVIALVSVFDRDSGANGQVTCSLSPPGPFALVSTFRNYYSLVLDSSVDRESVPAYELLVTARDGGTPVLWATAKVSVDIGDVNDNAPSFEQSMYTVFVKENNPPGSHIFTVSALDPDAQENALVSYSLVERRVGERPLSSYVSVHSESGKVYALQSLDHEELELLQFHVSARDAGFPPLGSNVSLQVFVLDENDNAPTVLPPHGGLSPVTELVSQSVAVGHVVAKIRAVDADSGYNAWLSYELLPEGSIGRCPFRVGLYTGEISTTRALEDLDASRQTLLVLVKDHGKPELSTTATVIVSLVENGQAFKTSSSSSEVLGKAGMEKESSLMDVNVYLIIAICSVSSLLVLSLLLYVALRCTVSPKGVYGTGKPTLVCSSEVGSLSYSQQQRQKVCSWDGMTKNDLMAFSPNLPQPPSSREAGQTQEGAMEYPGKVSRNF is encoded by the coding sequence ATGGCGTTTTCTTGGGGAGCCGAACTGGGAGCCCAGCACCTGCTGTTCTTGATTCTTCTTCACACTGTCTGGGAGGTGGGGAGCGGCCAGGTCCATTACTCCGTACTGGAAGAAGCGAAACACGGTACGTTCGTGGGGCGAATCGCTCAGGATCTGGGTCTGGAAGTCAGAGAGCTGGTGCCTAGGTTGTTTCGGGTTGTTTCCAAAGATCGCAGGGATTATTTGGAGGTAAATGTACAGAACGGCGTTTTGTTTGTGAATTCGCGAATCGACCGGGAGTACTTGTGTGGCCGAAATCCGGTTTGTAGCATCCACTTGGAGGTAGTCGTAGACAAGCCTCTGCAGGTTTTCCATGTGGAGGTGGAGATCAAGGATATTAATGACAATCCGCCTGTGTTCTTGGTTAAGcaacaaaaattattcattttagaaTCCAGGACTGCAGATTCTAGATTCCCATTAGAGGGCGCGTCTGATGCTGATATAGGGGCTAATGCAGACTTATTATACAAGCTGTCTGAGAGTGAATATTTTACTttggatataaatacaaatgagGGGGAGACTAAATCCATAgagctagttttaaaaaaatctttagacaGAGAAGAAACTCCTGAACATAATTTATTATTGATGGCCACAGATCAAGGTAAACCAGAACTAACTGGAACAACACAAGTGCTGATTTCTGTGTTGGACGCAAACGATAACGCCCCAGTATTCGATAAATCCATCTACAATGTTAAATTACTCGAAAATATTCCCAACGGGACGCTAGTGATCAGACTGAACGCCTCTGATGCAGATGAAGGAGTAAATAAAGAGATACAGTATCACTTTGGAAGTCTTATTTTAGGTAATGTAAGATCAAAATTCAGCATCGATAGTAATACAGGAGAAATAAGAGTAAATGGAAATCTGGACTATGAAGAATGtaatttatatgaaatcaagGTTGAGGCTGTTGATAGAAGTGCTTTTCCGTTAACAGGTCATTGCAAAGTTATGGTGAAGTTACTAGATGTTAATGACAATGCTCCCCAGGTGTCTGTAACTTCTTTATCTCTACCAATCCTGGAGGACGCTCCGCCAGGTACAGTTATCGCCCTTGTCAGTGTTTTTGACAGAGATTCGGGAGCCAACGGGCAAGTGACTTGCTCCCTGTCACCCCCGGGACCCTTTGCTCTGGTGTCCACCTTCAGGAATTATTATTCACTAGTGCTGGATAGTTCTGTTGACCGTGAGAGCGTGCCGGCTTATGAGCTTCTAGTGACTGCGAGGGACGGCGGGACACCAGTGCTTTGGGCCACGGCTAAGGTGTCTGTGGACATTGGCGACGTAAATGACAACGCACCTTCCTTCGAACAATCTATGTACACTGTGTTTGTGAAGGAGAACAACCCGCCGGGCAGTCACATCTTTACTGTGTCTGCATTGGACCCAGATGCACAGGAAAACGCGCTCGTGTCTTACTCGCTAGTGGAGCGGCGGGTAGGGGAGCGTCCGCTGTCAAGTTATGTGTCTGTGCACTCGGAGAGCGGGAAAGTGTACGCCTTGCAGTCTCTCGACCACGAGGAGCTGGAGCTGCTTCAGTTCCACGTGAGCGCCCGAGATGCGGGTTTCCCTCCTCTGGGCAGCAACGTGAGCCTGCAGGTATTCGTCCTGGACGAAAATGACAACGCACCGACCGTACTCCCGCCTCATGGTGGCCTTAGCCCAGTGACAGAACTGGTATCACAATCTGTAGCCGTGGGCCACGTGGTGGCTAAAATTCGAGCCGTGGATGCGGATTCTGGATACAATGCGTGGCTATCTTACGAGCTGCTTCCAGAGGGGAGCATTGGACGCTGTCCTTTTCGCGTGGGTTTGTACACCGGCGAGATCAGCACCACGCGGGCTCTGGAGGATTTGGATGCATCAAGGCAGACCCTACTGGTATTAGTGAAGGACCATGGGAAACCTGAGTTGTCAACCACAGCAACTGTGATTGTGTCACTGGTGGAAAACGGGCAGGCGTTCAAAACTTCATCTAGCAGTTCTGAGGTCCTGGGAAAGGCTGGTATGGAAAAGGAATCATCGTTGATGGATGTGAATGTCTATCTGATCATCGCTATCTGTTCGGTGTCTAGTTTATTGGTACTGAGCCTGTTGCTTTATGTGGCTCTTCGATGCACCGTGTCCCCGAAGGGTGTGTATGGTACTGGGAAGCCTACGCTAGTATGTTCCAGTGAAGTTGGAAGCTTGTCTTATTCTCAGCAGCAGCGGCAGAAGGTGTGTTCCTGGGATGGGATGACCAAGAATGATCTCATGGCCTTCAGtcccaatctcccccagcctcCTAGTTCTAGGGAAGCAGGTCAAACCCAGGAAGGTGCGATGGAATATCCCGGGAAGGTGAGTagaaatttctaa
- the LOC100917468 gene encoding protocadherin alpha-3-like: protein MIRIFPQIFAMVFSERKSLGTRQLLLSFILHTVWEVGSGQIHYSVSEEAKHGTFVGRIAQDLGLEVGELVSRLFRVVSKGPRDYLEVNAQNGILFVNSRIDREELCGRSPVCSIHLEVIVDKPLQVFHVEVEIKDINDNPPRFSVKQKNLSIAESRLVDSQFPLEGASDADIGVNALLIYRLSPNEYFTLDIKNEEEIKLALKKQLDREETPELHLLLTVTDGGKPELTGTVRLLVTVLDVNDNAPEFDKTVYKVKLLENASSGTPVIQLNATDLDEGLNSQITYSFTSDISPDVEAKFHIDPVSGVINVKGHVDFEEIKLYKIQVEATDRGSPQLAGHCRVMVEILDTNDNTPEVVVTSLSLPVREDAPPGTVIALISVSDRDAGANGQVTCSLYPQGPFTLVSTFKNYYSLVLEGPIDRESTSAYELVVTARDGGTPALWTTSSLSVGIDDVNDNAPTFEQLVYTVFVKENNPPGCHIFTVSASDPDAQENALVSYSLVERRVGERPLSSYVSVHSESGKVYALQPLDHEELELLQFQVSARDAGFPPLGNNVSLQVFVLDENDNAPTVLPPHANGGSANELISQSVAVGHVVAKIRAVDADSGYNAWLSYELLSKMGVGSNAFRVGLYTGEISTTRDLEESDSRKQTLLVLVKDHGEPMLSATATVIVSIVEGGLSTKTFSGVSRSSASAVSGKDTVLVDVNVYLIIAICSVSSLLVLSLLLYVLLRCVPQRGEYGNGKPMLVCSSGTESWSHSQQRGQKGFSGEGAAKNDLMAFSPNFPPCPGSVHKGEQKEATANSSDQVGYLRYFVCDNTNLDIVKLVFHDDCFLLHYLVVLVD, encoded by the coding sequence ATGATTAGaatatttccccaaatatttgCGATGGTGTTCAGCGAGAGAAAAAGCCTGGGGACCCGGCAGCTGCTCCTCTCATTTATTCTTCACACAGTCTGGGAGGTGGGGAGCGGCCAGATCCATTACTCGGTGTCTGAAGAAGCGAAACACGGTACGTTCGTGGGGCGCATCGCGCAGGATCTGGGTCTGGAGGTCGGGGAGCTGGTGTCGCGGCTGTTCCGCGTTGTGTCCAAGGGCCCCAGAGACTACCTGGAGGTAAATGCGCAGAACGGCATTTTGTTTGTGAATTCGCGGATCGACCGTGAGGAGCTGTGCGGCCGCAGCCCTGTTTGTAGCATTCATCTGGAGGTGATCGTGGACAAACCGCTGCAGGTTTTTCACGTGGAGGTGGAGATCAAGGACATTAATGACAACCCGCCTCGgttctctgtaaaacaaaagaaTCTGAGTATTGCAGAATCGAGGTTAGTTGACTCTCAGTTTCCGCTAGAGGGCGCGTCAGATGCAGATATCGGAGTCAATGCTCTTTTAATTTATAGGCTCAGTCCCAATGAGTATTTCACTCTAGATATAAAAAACGAGGAGGAAATTAAACTtgcattaaaaaaacaactagaCAGAGAAGAAACTCCAGAACTTCACTTATTGCTTACAGTCACTGATGGGGGCAAACCAGAACTAACTGGAACAGTTCGGCTACTGGTTACAGTGCTGGATGTCAACGATAATGCCCCCGAATTTGACAAAACAGTCTACAAAGTGAAATTACTAGAAAATGCATCCAGCGGAACTCCAGTAATTCAACTAAATGCTACAGATTTAGATGAAGGATTAAACAGTCAAATTACTTATTCATTCACAAGTGATATTTCTCCAGATGTAGAGGCCAAGTTCCATATAGACCCAGTAAGTGGAGTTATAAATGTAAAGGGACATGTTGATTTCgaggaaattaaattatataaaattcaagTAGAAGCCACTGACAGGGGGTCTCCTCAGTTGGCTGGTCATTGCAGGGTCATGGTAGAAATTCTGGACACCAATGATAATACCCCTGAAGTAGTGGTGACATCGTTGTCACTACCAGTCCGAGAGGATGCCCCTCCAGGTACAGTCATTGCTCTCATCAGCGTGTCCGATAGAGATGCAGGAGCCAATGGACAAGTAACTTGCTCTCTGTACCCCCAGGGACCGTTCACGTTAGTGTCCACTTTCAAAAATTACTACTCCCTAGTTTTGGAAGGCCCTATAGACCGAGAAAGCACGTCGGCCTATGAGCTAGTGGTAACTGCGAGGGATGGTGGAACGCCAGCACTATGGACCACTTCCAGCTTGTCAGTGGGCATTGACGACGTGAATGACAATGCACCTACCTTTGAGCAGCTCGTGTATACAGTGTTTGTAAAGGAGAACAATCCGCCGGGTTGTCACATCTTCACAGTATCAGCCTCAGACCCGGATGCACAGGAAAACGCTCTCGTATCTTATTCACTGGTAGAACGGCGAGTAGGGGAGCGCCCGCTGTCGAGCTACGTGTCTGTGCACTCGGAGAGCGGGAAAGTGTACGCTTTGCAGCCCCTAGACCACGAGGAACTGGAGCTACTGCAATTCCAGGTGAGTGCCCGGGATGCAGGTTTTCCTCCTTTAGGCAACAACGTGAGCCTCCAGGTATTCGTGCTGGATGAGAACGACAATGCACCAACGGTGCTGCCGCCTCATGCGAATGGGGGCTCAGCGAACGAATTGATATCACAGTCTGTGGCTGTGGGTCATGTAGTGGCAAAAATCCGGGCTGTTGACGCAGATTCAGGCTATAATGCATGGCTGTCTTATGAACTGTTGTCCAAGATGGGCGTTGGGAGCAATGCTTTCCGCGTAGGTCTGTACACTGGCGAAATCAGCACCACTCGAGATTTGGAAGAATCAGACTCAAGAAAACAGACGTTACTAGTTCTGGTGAAAGACCACGGTGAACCTATGTTGTCTGCCACAGCTACTGTCATCGTGTCGATAGTGGAAGGTGGATTATCTACGAAGACCTTTTCTGGGGTGTCCAGGTCTTCTGCTTCTGCAGTCTCTGGGAAGGACACAGTTCTGGTAGATGTGAATGTATATCTGATCATTGCTATCTGTTCGGTATCCAGTCTTTTGGTACTCAGCCTGCTTCTGTATGTATTGCTGCGTTGTGTACCCCAAAGGGGTGAGTACGGAAATGGAAAACCTATGCTGGTGTGCTCTAGTGGGACAGAGAGCTGGTCGCATTCCCAGCAGCGGGGCCAGAAAGGTTTTTCCGGGGAAGGGGCGGCCAAGAATGACCTCATGGCTTTTAGTCCGAACTTTCCTCCTTGTCCTGGCTCTGTGCATAAAGGGGAACAGAAGGAAGCAACTGCAAATTCATCTGACCAGGTGGGTTATTTGAGATATTTTGTCTGTGACAATACTAACTTGGATATTGTGAAGCTTGTTTTTCATGATGATTGTTTTCTCCTACATTATTTGGTTGTCTTGGTAGATTGA
- the LOC100917728 gene encoding protocadherin alpha-11-like encodes MGFSEVGGLKLQQLILSFLLHTFWEVGSGQVHYSVPEEAKHGTFVGRIAQDLGLEVGELVPRLFRVVSKGRKDYLEVNAQNGILFVNSRIDREELCGRRPVCSIHLEVIVDKPLQVFHVEVEIKDINDNAPMFPASEQRLFISESKQPDSRFPLEGASDADIGVNSLLTYGLSPNEYFILEMQTSSEQSKALSLLLRKSLDREDTAEIDLLLTATDGGKPELTGTVQLKISVLDVNDNDPEFDQSEYKVKLLENVANGTFIVKVNATDRDEGINKVLQYSLRSIKPKGNDLFRLNENTGEIRINGNLDFEENKFYELQVEANDKGIPPMVGHCRVLVEVLDINDNAPEVVVTSLSLPVREDAPPGTVIALISVFDPDSGANGEVTCSLSPPGPFTLVSTFRNYYSLLLDGTVDRESISVYELVVTARDGGTPALRATARISVGIGDVNDNAPAFEQPLYTVFVRENNPPGHHIFTVSASDPDAQENALVSYSLVERRVGERPLSSFVSVHSESGKVYALQPLDHEELELLQFQVSARDSGFPPLSSNLSLQVFVLDENDNAPVVLPPYSGVSPVTELVSQSVTVGHVVAKIRAVDADSGYNAWLSYELLPKVGVEHSPFRVGLYTGEVSTTRALEESDGLKQILLVLVKDHGEPMLSATATVSLSLLESGQALQTSSGVARQPAASSIVKGTTLVNVNVYLIIAICSVSSLLVLSLLLYVMLRCSTPTQDIYGPGKPTLVCSNEAGSWSYSQQQRQICSGEGTGKNDLMAFSPNLPLCPVPSDREQQEAKKEPLGKVSLLYSSNTYTKHCSKLVFIILNSFLLLLLIFLILSLFFFSSCCHSHKCFIKNLLKYFISFLRVSIL; translated from the coding sequence ATGGGATTTTCTGAGGTAGGCGGTCTGAAACTCCAGCAGCTGATCCTTTCGTTTCTTCTCCACACATTCTGGGAGGTAGGGAGTGGCCAGGTCCATTACTCGGTGCCGGAGGAAGCTAAACACGGTACGTTTGTGGGTCGCATCGCGCAAGATCTGGGTTTGGAGGTTGGGGAACTGGTGCCTCGGTTGTTCCGGGTGGTGTCCAAGGGCCGTAAGGACTACTTGGAAGTAAACGCACAGAACGGCATTTTGTTTGTGAATTCTCGGATTGATCGTGAGGAACTGTGCGGCCGCAGGCCTGTTTGTAGCATCCACCTGGAGGTGATCGTGGACAAACCTTTGCAGGTTTTCCATGTGGAGGTGGAGATCAAGGACATTAATGATAATGCTCCTATGTTTCCTGCCTCAGAACAAAGGCTGTTCATATCTGAATCTAAACAGCCTGACTCTCGATTTCCGCTAGAGGGTGCCTCAGATGCAGATATCGGAGTGAATTCTCTCTTGACCTACGGACTCAGtcctaatgaatattttattttggaaatgcaAACGAGTAGTGAGCAAAGTAAAGCTTTGTCACTTTTGTTAAGAAAATCTTTGGATAGAGAAGATACTGCTGAGATTGATCTGTTACTAACCGCCACTGACGGGGGCAAACCGGAACTCACCGGTACAGTACAATTAAAGATTTCGGTGTTAGATGTAAATGATAATGATCCTGAGTTTGATCAGTCAGAATACAAGGTGAAATTATTGGAAAACGTTGCAAACGGCACATTTATAGTAAAGGTCAATGCTACGGATAGGGACGAAGGAATAAATAAAGTTTTACAATATTCATTGCGTTCGATAAAACCaaagggaaatgacttgtttaggttAAATGAAAATACAGGTGAAAttagaataaatggaaatttggaTTTCGAGGAAAATAAATTCTATGAACTTCAGGTAGAGGCGAACGATAAAGGAATCCCTCCGATGGTGGGTCACTGCAGGGTTTTGGTGGAGGTCCTAGACATCAACGACAACGCTCCAGAGGTGGTCGTGACGTCGCTCTCTCTGCCAGTTCGTGAGGATGCCCCACCAGGCACAGTCATAGCTCTCATCAGCGTGTTTGATCCTGATTCAGGCGCCAACGGGGAGGTGACTTGCTCGCTGTCTCCTCCGGGGCCCTTCACGCTGGTGTCCACCTTCAGAAATTACTACTCTCTACTGCTGGACGGCACTGTGGACCGGGAGAGCATCTCAGTCTATGAGCTAGTAGTGACTGCGAGGGATGGGGGTACTCCAGCTCTTCGGGCCACAGCCAGAATTTCTGTGGGCATTGGCGATGTGAATGACAATGCGCCAGCCTTCGAGCAGCCTTTGTACACTGTGTTCGTGAGGGAGAACAACCCACCGGGGCATCATATCTTCACAGTATCCGCATCGGACCCTGATGCTCAGGAGAACGCGTTAGTATCTTACTCATTGGTGGAGAGGAGGGTGGGAGAGCGTCCTCTGTCGAGCTTCGTGTCTGTGCACTCAGAGAGTGGAAAAGTGTATGCCTTGCAACCCCTGGACCACGAGGAGCTGGAGCTGCTGCAGTTCCAGGTGAGCGCTCGCGACTCTGGCTTCCCTCCACTGAGCAGCAACCTGAGTCTGCAGGTGTTTGTGCTGGACGAGAATGACAACGCGCCGGTTGTGCTGCCGCCTTACTCCGGCGTTAGCCCAGTTACCGAGTTAGTGTCGCAGTCAGTGACTGTGGGCCATGTAGTGGCCAAGATTAGGGCTGTGGATGCAGATTCTGGGTATAATGCCTGGCTCTCTTATGAGCTGCTTCCAAAAGTGGGCGTTGAACACAGCCCTTTCCGAGTGGGTCTGTATACTGGAGAGGTCAGCACAACTAGGGCCCTGGAGGAGTCGGATGGACTGAAACAGATATTGCTAGTGCTAGTAAAAGACCATGGAGAACCTATGTTATCTGCCACAGCTACAGTAAGTTTGTCACTTTTGGAGAGTGGTCAGGCCCTTCAGACGTCTTCTGGGGTAGCTAGACAGCCAGCAGCTTCATCCATTGTCAAGGGAACAACTCTAGTGAATGTGAACGTGTATTTGATCATAGCCATCTGTTCTGTGTCCAGTTTGTTGGTACTGAGCCTACTGCTATATGTCATGCTTCGATGCTCTACACCAACACAGGACATATACGGGCCTGGGAAGCCCACTCTGGTATGTTCAAACGAGGCAGGAAGCTGGTCGTATTCCCAGCAGCAGCGGCAGATTTgttctggagaaggaactggcaagaATGACCTCATGGCCTTCAGCCCTAACCTTCCTCTATGTCCAGTACCTTCAGATAGAGAACAGCAAGAGGCCAAGAAGGAACCTTTAGGCAAGGTGAGTCTTTTATATTCCAGCAATACTTACACAAAACATTGTAGCAAGTtggtttttatcattttaaattccttccttctcttgctTCTCATCTTCTTGATCTTgtccttgtttttcttctcaagctGTTGTCATTCACACAAATGTTTCATAAAGAATCTACTCaaatactttatttcctttttaagagTAAGCATTCTGTGA
- the LOC100918509 gene encoding LOW QUALITY PROTEIN: protocadherin alpha-12 (The sequence of the model RefSeq protein was modified relative to this genomic sequence to represent the inferred CDS: deleted 1 base in 1 codon) codes for MGISQSGGLGTRQLFFSILFGTAWEIGSGQILYSVPEEAKHGTFVGRIAQDLGLEVGELVSRLFRVVSKGRRDYLEVNAQNGILFVNSRIDREELCGRSPVCSIHLEVIVDKPLQVFHVEVEVKDINDNPPVFSEKQQNVFISESRLLDSRFPLEGASDADIGANSLLKYQLSHNDYLTLEMITKNDNKRMLPELVLHKLLDREETPEISLLLTATDGGKPELTGTVELLITVLDVNDNPPKFDKSEYKVKLFENSPNGTLMINLNATDPDEGINGEISYAIKRISPASEKSMFIMNSVTGDIRIHGELDFEDNNVYEIQVTATDRGAPPMVGYCTILLEVVDINDNAPEMSVTSLSPPVLEDAPPGTVISLISVSDRDSGTNGQVTCSLSPPGPFILVSTFRNYYSLVLNSPVDRESVPVYELVVTARDGGTPMLLATAKVTVVIGDVNDNAPSFEQPVYTVFVKENNPPGHHIFTVSASDPDALENALVSYSLVERRVGERLLSNYVSVHSESGKVYALQPLDYEELELLQFQVSARDAGFPPLSSNVSLQVFVLDENDNVPTVLPPHSGVSPVTQLVSQSVTVGHVVAKIRAVDADSGYNAWLAYELLPEVGVGRSPFRVGLYTGEISTTRALEESDGPRKILLVLVKDHGEPALSATATITVSLVESGLSVKTLSFNTAAAAAGPIPETGLRKEAVLVDVNVYLIIAICSVSSLLVLSLLLYAAFQCSAPSQGVYGLGKPTVVCSNGVENWSYSQQRRQKVCSGEARPKLISWPSALTFPNQMRRVRFPV; via the exons ATGGGGATTTCCCAAAGTGGTGGCCTGGGTACCCGGCAGCTGTTCTTCTCGATTCTGTTCGGCACAGCTTGGGAGATAGGAAGCGGGCAGATCCTTTACTCCGTACCGGAGGAGGCGAAACACGGTACATTTGTGGGGCGAATAGCGCAGGATCTGGGTCTGGAGGTCGGAGAGCTGGTGTCACGACTGTTCCGGGTGGTGTCCAAGGGCCGCAGGGACTACCTGGAGGTAAATGCGCAGAACGGCATTTTGTTTGTGAATTCGCGGATCGATCGTGAGGAGCTGTGCGGCCGCAGCCCTGTTTGTAGCATCCACCTGGAGGTGATCGTGGACAAACCTTTGCAGGTTTTCCATGTGGAGGTGGAGGTCAAAGATATTAATGACAATCCGCCCGTGTTCTCGGAAAAACAACAAAACGTTTTTATTTCAGAATCTAGATTGTTAGACTCGCGTTTTCCACTAGAGGGCGCGTCAGATGCGGATATTGGCGCAAACTCTCTCCTGAAGTACCAACTTAGTCACAATGATTATCTTACTCTGGAAATGATAactaaaaatgataacaaaagaaTGTTGCCTGAACTAGTACTACATAAACTATTGGACAGAGAGGAAACTCCAGAAATCAGTTTGTTACTGACGGCCACTGATGGGGGAAAACCTGAGCTTACTGGAACAGTTGAGTTACTTATCACCGTCTTGGATGTGAATGATAACCCTCCTAAATTCGATAAATCCGAATATAAAGTTAAACTTTTTGAAAACTCACCAAACGGGACACTAATGATAAACCTTAACGCTACAGATCCTGACGAAGGAATCAATGGAGAGATTTCTTATGCAATTAAAAGGATTTCACCAGCAAGTGAAAAATCAATGTTTATTATGAACTCAGTTACTGGCGACATCCGAATACATGGGGAACTCGATTTTGAAGATAATAATGTATATGAAATTCAGGTAACAGCCACTGACAGGGGAGCTCCTCCTATGGTTGGTTATTGCACAATCTTGTTGGAAGTCGTGGACATTAATGATAACGCTCCTGAGATGTCTGTGACCTCCCTGTCGCCGCCAGTCCTAGAAGATGCCCCTCCAGGCACTGTTATCTCCCTCATCAGTGTGTCTGACCGTGATTCCGGCACCAACGGACAGGTGACTTGTTCCTTGTCACCCCCCGGACCCTTTATTCTGGTGTCCACTTTCAGGAATTATTACTCGCTGGTGCTGAACAGTCCTGTTGACCGTGAAAGCGTACCAGTCTATGAATTGGTGGTGACTGCGAGGGATGGTGGAACACCAATGCTTTTGGCCACAGCCAAAGTGACTGTGGTTATTGGAGATGTAAATGATAATGCTCCTTCCTTCGAGCAGCCGGTGTACACAgtgtttgtgaaagaaaacaatcCTCCGGGACATCACATCTTCACAGTGTCCGCATCAGATCCAGACGCGCTGGAGAACGCACTGGTATCTTACTCCCTAGTGGAGCGGCGGGTTGGGGAGCGTTTGCTGTCGAACTACGTGTCTGTGCATTCAGAGAGTGGGAAAGTGTACGCTTTGCAGCCCCTGGACTACGAGGAGCTTGAGCTGCTTCAGTTCCAGGTGAGCGCTCGGGATGCGGGCTTCCCTCCTTTAAGCAGCAATGTGAGCCTACAGGTATTTGTGCTGGATGAGAACGACAATGTTCCGACTGTGTTGCCACCTCACTCTGGTGTTAGCCCAGTGACCCAGCTGGTGTCACAGTCAGTGACTGTGGGCCATGTAGTGGCAAAAATCCGGGCTGTGGATGCGGATTCTGGCTACAATGCGTGGCTGGCTTATGAGTTGTTGCCAGAGGTAGGCGTCGGACGTAGCCCCTTTCGAGTGGGTCTGTACACGGGAGAGATCAGCACTACCCGCGCCCTGGAGGAGTCAGATGGCCCTCGGAAGATCCTGCTTGTCTTAGTAAAAGACCATGGAGAACCGGCTTTGTCCGCAACAGCCACAATCACCGTGTCCCTGGTGGAGAGTGGATTATCGGTGAAGACCTTGTCTTTCAATACTGCAGCTGCAGCTGCTGGACCCATACCTGAGACGGGGCTTAGAAAGGAGGCAGTTCTAGTCGATGTGAATGTATATTTAATCATAGCCATCTGCTCGGTGTCTAGTTTGTTGGTGCTAAGTCTTCTTCTGTATGCGGCTTTTCAGTGTTCAGCACCCTCACAGGGTGTGTATGGGCTTGGGAAGCCCACAGTGGTGTGCTCTAATGGGGTAGAAAACTGGTCTTATTCCCAGCAGCGACGGCAGAAAGTTTGCTCTGGAGAAGCC CGGCCAAAACTGATCTCATGGCCTTCAGCCCTAACATTCCCCAATCAAATGAGGAGAGTCAGATTCCCTGTCTAA